Proteins co-encoded in one Mycobacterium mantenii genomic window:
- a CDS encoding flavin-containing monooxygenase yields MPADRVSDFSVGIIGAGPGGLALGIMLSQAGFDRFTIFDREDGVGGTWQINTYPGLACDVKSHLYSYSFDLNAQWSRLWSGQPEILDYFQRCADKYGLRPHLRLRTEIRAAQWDSDTQLWCVTTAPGEQHLFNVVVSAVGLFTRPLLPDLVEEEPFTGTVMHSSRWDHSIPLEGQRIAVLGTGSTASQLIPELAKVAGKVYSVQRSPTWILPKPDRRYTRRERWLFAHLPLAKRLYRTRLWLRSESNIGVIEHGSEKAEEFKAVALGLLAKTVDDEDLRRKLTPDHPMGCKRLVFSSDYLPALTQPHVEVVTSPARALRSRSLVTADGAEHEVDLVVCATGYAAADYLGEMDVSGEHGITLKEVWRDGAHAYFGMAVPEFPNFFMLYGPNTNVGSNSVIFILEAQARYIVRALKHLRRKEKRYIAVRPSALADFVGKIDRWMVGTVWTTQCNNYFRAPNGRVVTQWPRSARTFWGMTRRFKPADFLLEAPIASTSDAYTAPQRGSR; encoded by the coding sequence ATGCCTGCAGATCGGGTGAGCGACTTCTCGGTCGGCATCATCGGCGCCGGCCCCGGCGGGCTGGCGCTGGGAATCATGCTGTCGCAAGCCGGGTTTGACCGCTTCACAATCTTCGACCGAGAAGACGGCGTCGGGGGAACCTGGCAGATCAACACCTATCCGGGGCTGGCGTGCGACGTGAAATCACACCTCTACTCCTACTCGTTCGACCTCAACGCCCAATGGTCACGCCTGTGGTCGGGGCAGCCCGAGATCCTGGACTACTTCCAGCGCTGCGCCGACAAGTACGGTCTGCGGCCACACCTGCGGCTGCGCACCGAAATCCGCGCAGCACAGTGGGATTCGGACACCCAACTGTGGTGCGTGACCACCGCGCCCGGCGAGCAGCACCTTTTCAATGTGGTCGTGTCGGCCGTCGGCCTGTTCACCCGGCCGCTGCTTCCCGACCTGGTCGAGGAGGAGCCGTTCACCGGAACCGTGATGCACTCGTCACGCTGGGACCACTCGATCCCGCTGGAGGGCCAGCGGATTGCCGTGCTGGGCACCGGATCCACGGCCTCCCAACTGATCCCGGAGTTGGCCAAGGTGGCCGGCAAGGTGTACTCGGTGCAACGATCCCCGACCTGGATACTGCCCAAGCCGGACCGGCGCTACACGCGACGGGAGCGCTGGCTGTTCGCGCACCTGCCGCTGGCCAAGAGGCTCTATCGGACCCGGCTGTGGCTGCGCAGCGAATCCAACATCGGGGTGATCGAGCACGGGAGTGAAAAGGCCGAGGAATTCAAGGCCGTCGCCTTGGGGCTCCTGGCGAAGACCGTCGACGACGAGGACTTGCGGCGCAAGCTCACCCCGGACCACCCGATGGGGTGCAAACGGTTGGTGTTCTCCTCGGATTATCTGCCCGCGCTGACCCAGCCCCACGTCGAGGTGGTGACCAGCCCGGCGCGCGCCCTGCGCTCCCGATCCCTGGTCACCGCGGACGGCGCGGAGCACGAGGTCGATCTGGTGGTCTGCGCGACCGGTTACGCCGCCGCGGACTATCTCGGGGAAATGGACGTGTCCGGCGAACACGGCATCACCCTGAAAGAGGTGTGGCGCGACGGGGCGCACGCCTACTTCGGCATGGCCGTGCCGGAATTCCCCAACTTCTTCATGCTGTACGGACCGAACACCAACGTCGGCTCCAACAGCGTCATCTTCATCCTCGAAGCCCAGGCACGCTACATCGTGCGCGCACTGAAACACCTGCGGCGCAAGGAAAAACGCTACATCGCGGTACGCCCGTCGGCGTTGGCCGACTTCGTCGGCAAGATCGATCGGTGGATGGTGGGCACCGTGTGGACCACCCAGTGCAACAACTACTTCCGCGCCCCCAAC
- a CDS encoding SDR family NAD(P)-dependent oxidoreductase: MNQRVALVTGAAGGQGRAIAKRLRDTGFSVAACDRLVDELGDAGDDGVLTLELDVTSPEQWDSVVADVVGRFGSLSTLVNCAGVLHRASLTEETAEGFESAWRVNCLGPFLGIRAALQHLREAPNASIVNICSTGAIRPFPQHSAYGSSKWALRGLTQTVAAELAPSGIRVNAVFPGPIATPMLDEVTQTRLAAASMFGRIGEAGEVADAVAFLVSEQASFITGSELVIDGAQCLQIG, translated from the coding sequence ATGAACCAACGCGTCGCACTGGTGACCGGCGCCGCCGGCGGACAGGGCCGAGCCATCGCCAAACGCCTACGCGACACCGGGTTTTCGGTGGCCGCCTGTGACCGGCTGGTCGACGAACTCGGCGACGCGGGCGACGACGGCGTGCTCACCCTTGAGCTCGACGTCACCTCGCCGGAGCAGTGGGACTCCGTCGTCGCGGACGTCGTCGGCCGCTTCGGGTCGCTGAGCACGCTGGTCAATTGCGCCGGTGTGCTCCACCGAGCGTCGCTGACCGAGGAGACGGCCGAAGGCTTCGAAAGCGCCTGGCGGGTCAACTGTCTTGGGCCATTCCTCGGTATACGCGCGGCGCTGCAACACCTCCGAGAGGCGCCCAACGCGTCCATCGTCAACATCTGCAGCACCGGCGCGATCCGTCCGTTCCCTCAGCACAGCGCCTACGGATCATCGAAGTGGGCACTGCGCGGCCTGACCCAGACCGTCGCGGCCGAACTCGCCCCCTCCGGCATCCGGGTCAACGCCGTCTTCCCCGGGCCGATCGCCACACCGATGCTCGACGAGGTCACCCAGACCCGGCTGGCCGCGGCATCGATGTTCGGGCGGATAGGCGAGGCCGGTGAAGTCGCCGACGCCGTAGCGTTCTTGGTCTCCGAGCAGGCGTCGTTCATCACCGGCTCCGAACTCGTCATCGACGGTGCGCAATGCCTGCAGATCGGGTGA
- a CDS encoding nuclear transport factor 2 family protein, translating into MTHDTNEDRAAIRDLLAGYALALDAGDFDECAQLFAPDGEFLVYGRTFAGHDGIAGMFRDAARGLHLTGSARIQVDGERATARSQVLFVRAGDLQLRPAIYDDELTRIAGRWHFARRRCRFITTAGLADSPEVSPA; encoded by the coding sequence ATGACGCACGACACCAACGAGGATCGGGCCGCGATCCGCGATCTGCTGGCCGGCTACGCCCTGGCGCTGGACGCCGGCGACTTCGACGAGTGCGCCCAGCTGTTCGCACCCGACGGCGAATTCCTGGTCTACGGCAGGACCTTTGCCGGCCATGACGGCATCGCCGGCATGTTCCGCGACGCGGCCCGCGGCCTGCACCTGACCGGAAGCGCCCGGATCCAGGTCGACGGAGAGCGCGCCACGGCCAGATCGCAGGTGTTGTTCGTCCGCGCGGGCGACCTGCAACTGCGGCCAGCGATCTACGACGACGAACTGACCCGTATCGCCGGGCGGTGGCACTTTGCGCGACGCCGGTGCCGCTTCATCACCACCGCCGGATTGGCCGACAGCCCCGAGGTGAGTCCCGCATGA
- a CDS encoding HpcH/HpaI aldolase family protein — protein sequence MTEPSPSSLQLALSRKTPIFGGWVTGPTALGPEEFARAGYDYVGFDAQHGYLDDADIAGILRRIEHVPVGTVVRLPNADAAPIGRVLDAGADAVVIAMIESADQAAAAVAATRYPPRGVRSFGPLRASLGHDPAAHESRVAVFAMIETAAALSGIDEICAVDGLTGIYVGPADLAISLGAAVIGATRHPDVLDAIVRIQRAAADAGLVTGIHAGDGKAGQAMAQLGFGMITLAAESQALRRGAAEHLREASR from the coding sequence ATGACGGAGCCTTCGCCGAGCAGTCTGCAGCTGGCACTGAGCCGCAAGACCCCGATTTTCGGCGGCTGGGTCACCGGTCCGACGGCGCTGGGCCCCGAGGAATTCGCCCGCGCCGGTTACGATTACGTGGGCTTCGACGCCCAGCACGGCTATCTCGACGACGCCGATATCGCCGGCATCTTGCGTCGCATCGAGCACGTGCCGGTCGGCACAGTGGTGCGCCTGCCCAACGCCGACGCGGCACCGATCGGGCGGGTGCTGGACGCCGGTGCCGACGCGGTCGTCATCGCGATGATCGAATCGGCGGACCAGGCAGCGGCGGCCGTGGCCGCCACCCGCTACCCACCGAGGGGCGTGCGCAGCTTCGGTCCGCTGCGGGCCAGCTTGGGCCACGACCCCGCCGCCCACGAATCTCGGGTCGCCGTGTTCGCGATGATCGAGACCGCGGCCGCGCTGTCCGGCATCGACGAGATCTGCGCCGTCGACGGCCTGACCGGAATCTACGTCGGCCCAGCCGATCTGGCCATTTCGCTGGGCGCCGCCGTCATCGGCGCGACCCGGCACCCGGACGTGCTCGACGCGATCGTGCGCATCCAGCGGGCGGCGGCGGACGCGGGCCTGGTCACCGGTATTCACGCCGGGGACGGCAAGGCGGGTCAAGCGATGGCGCAGTTGGGATTCGGGATGATCACCCTGGCCGCCGAGTCGCAGGCGCTGCGACGGGGAGCCGCGGAGCACCTGCGCGAGGCGAGCCGATGA
- a CDS encoding zinc-binding dehydrogenase, whose product MWSYRIVAPYLFERNTIGDKTPDHLADGQVLLRFLAAGVCGSDLPAFRGAKGRLPGDDGRSGPDKDGFPIHEVAGEVIASRHPAHRPGDRVVGWASGFDGLMERVVSDGEGLAPYDPALSAAQAVGLQPLACVLYACEQLGDLASRHVAIIGQGSIGLLFSYVAKAAGARRVTGVDPIDRRNLARAFGVDDAVRATSDRWVSQIRPADRADVVIEAVGHQVATLNHAIDAAAPGGTVFYFGVADDEMYPISMRAMLRNNLTLKSGVTLDRRRMLELAGKFAAEHPWLLGAYLTHTFGIDEVPDAFDLACRPVAERIKIAIAG is encoded by the coding sequence GTGTGGTCCTACCGGATCGTCGCCCCATATCTGTTCGAGCGCAACACGATCGGCGACAAGACACCCGATCACCTGGCCGACGGGCAGGTGCTGCTGCGGTTCCTGGCCGCGGGGGTTTGCGGCAGTGATCTGCCCGCCTTTCGCGGCGCCAAGGGCCGGCTGCCGGGTGACGACGGCCGCAGTGGTCCCGACAAGGACGGCTTTCCCATCCACGAGGTTGCCGGCGAGGTGATCGCCAGCCGGCATCCCGCACACCGCCCCGGAGATCGCGTGGTCGGCTGGGCGTCCGGGTTCGACGGCCTGATGGAACGCGTTGTCAGCGACGGCGAAGGATTGGCGCCGTACGATCCGGCGCTGAGCGCCGCGCAGGCGGTTGGGCTGCAACCGCTGGCCTGCGTGCTCTACGCCTGCGAGCAGCTCGGGGACCTGGCCAGCCGGCACGTCGCGATCATCGGCCAGGGATCGATCGGACTGTTGTTCTCGTACGTCGCCAAGGCGGCGGGTGCGCGGCGCGTCACCGGGGTCGACCCAATCGACCGACGGAATCTGGCAAGGGCTTTCGGCGTCGACGATGCGGTGCGCGCGACCAGCGACCGCTGGGTGAGTCAAATTCGGCCAGCGGACCGCGCCGACGTCGTCATCGAGGCCGTCGGCCACCAAGTCGCCACCCTGAACCACGCCATCGATGCCGCCGCCCCCGGCGGCACCGTGTTCTATTTCGGTGTCGCGGACGACGAGATGTACCCGATCAGCATGCGGGCGATGCTGCGCAACAACCTCACCCTGAAATCCGGTGTGACGCTGGACCGGCGGCGCATGCTGGAACTTGCCGGCAAGTTCGCCGCCGAGCATCCCTGGCTGCTCGGCGCCTACCTCACCCATACGTTCGGCATCGACGAGGTGCCGGACGCCTTCGACCTAGCCTGCCGGCCGGTCGCCGAACGCATCAAGATCGCGATCGCCGGATGA
- a CDS encoding cytochrome P450 gives MANPLPYYRILRDHHPVYYMPQWDTFALSRFEDIWTVLEVNNGTFVASEGTLPPASVLAQHNSGPVDDPPLHPLPFHAMFDADLYGEIRRTHSRPFRPRAVTDLEARIRALANERLDALLPGGSFDLTQDYGGIVVAAIVCELLGIPTDLAPQVLATVNAGSLAQPGVGVDTGQARPNYFEYLLPAVARRRADSSGGPLDVVDGLLCYHLPDGSALDDMEVATQMLCIFIGGTETVPKIVAHGLWELSRRPDQLAAVRADVENNVLVAREEMLRYCAPAQWFARTVRKPFEIHGQNLNPGQRVITLLASANRDEREYPQPDEFIWDRPVRRSLAFGRGQHFCIGYHLARLEVAVLLAEWLRRVPDYEIQGEAATRLPSSFQWGWNNIPVEV, from the coding sequence ATGGCTAATCCATTGCCGTACTACCGGATCCTGCGCGACCACCACCCGGTGTACTACATGCCGCAATGGGACACCTTCGCGTTGTCGCGTTTCGAGGACATCTGGACGGTGCTGGAAGTCAACAACGGCACGTTCGTCGCCTCGGAGGGCACGCTGCCGCCGGCGTCGGTGCTGGCGCAACATAACAGCGGCCCCGTCGACGACCCGCCGCTGCACCCGCTGCCGTTTCACGCGATGTTCGACGCGGACCTGTACGGCGAGATCCGGCGCACCCACTCCCGGCCGTTTCGGCCCCGGGCGGTCACGGACCTGGAGGCCCGGATCCGCGCCCTGGCCAACGAACGCCTCGACGCGCTGCTCCCGGGCGGATCGTTCGACCTGACCCAGGACTACGGCGGGATCGTGGTGGCCGCCATCGTCTGCGAACTCCTGGGCATCCCAACCGATCTCGCACCGCAGGTGCTGGCCACCGTCAACGCGGGCAGCCTCGCCCAGCCGGGCGTCGGCGTGGACACCGGGCAAGCGCGTCCCAACTATTTCGAATACCTGCTGCCCGCCGTTGCGCGCCGCCGCGCCGATTCGTCCGGGGGACCGCTCGACGTGGTCGATGGTCTGCTCTGCTATCACCTGCCCGATGGCAGTGCGCTCGATGACATGGAAGTCGCGACGCAGATGCTGTGCATCTTCATCGGGGGGACCGAGACCGTGCCCAAAATCGTCGCCCACGGCCTTTGGGAGCTCAGCCGGCGGCCCGACCAACTGGCGGCCGTGCGCGCCGACGTCGAGAACAACGTGCTCGTCGCGCGTGAGGAGATGCTCCGATACTGCGCGCCGGCGCAGTGGTTCGCGCGAACGGTGCGCAAGCCGTTCGAGATTCACGGCCAGAACCTGAATCCCGGCCAGCGCGTCATCACTCTGCTCGCATCGGCCAACCGCGACGAGCGGGAATACCCCCAGCCCGACGAATTCATCTGGGACCGGCCCGTCCGCCGCTCGCTGGCGTTCGGCCGTGGCCAGCACTTCTGCATCGGCTACCACCTGGCGCGACTGGAAGTGGCTGTGCTGCTGGCCGAATGGCTTCGCCGGGTGCCCGACTACGAGATCCAAGGCGAAGCCGCCACCCGGCTGCCGTCCAGCTTCCAATGGGGCTGGAACAACATTCCGGTGGAGGTCTGA
- a CDS encoding NIPSNAP family protein, with product MKKYFRHTLLYLHETISLGSGRSDRFTETFADTYQPMMEQLGARLFAIWESTPYNGHWPQVTVIWEIDGFADYARIGAAQARGGSHEAASGKWAAFLADIGASGEGRIMYPGPSNKTLAQLQEANFTAPLVIQEIMQTKPGRQDDYIRELERLYVPWSERTGKRWLGSFTTTFRYNEVIHYWALDGGWDCFAEHYPSWKESPPAEIVTWMSVAPALRDGWEDSILQALPPSPLQ from the coding sequence ATGAAGAAATACTTCCGACACACGCTGCTCTACTTGCACGAGACGATCTCGCTGGGATCCGGGCGAAGCGACCGCTTCACCGAGACCTTCGCAGACACCTATCAACCGATGATGGAGCAACTCGGGGCCCGGCTGTTCGCGATCTGGGAATCGACGCCCTACAACGGTCACTGGCCACAGGTGACGGTCATCTGGGAGATCGACGGCTTCGCCGACTACGCCAGGATCGGCGCCGCGCAGGCCCGCGGCGGCAGCCACGAGGCCGCGTCCGGTAAATGGGCCGCGTTTCTGGCTGACATCGGCGCCTCGGGGGAGGGGCGCATCATGTACCCCGGTCCCAGCAACAAGACGCTCGCCCAACTGCAAGAGGCGAATTTCACTGCGCCGCTGGTGATTCAGGAGATCATGCAGACCAAACCGGGACGCCAGGACGACTATATCCGCGAGCTGGAGCGGCTCTACGTCCCGTGGTCGGAACGCACCGGTAAGCGCTGGCTCGGATCATTCACCACGACCTTCCGCTATAACGAAGTCATCCACTACTGGGCGCTGGACGGCGGCTGGGACTGCTTCGCCGAGCACTATCCGTCCTGGAAAGAGAGCCCACCGGCGGAGATCGTCACCTGGATGAGCGTGGCGCCCGCGTTGCGCGACGGCTGGGAGGATTCCATTCTGCAGGCCCTCCCGCCCTCGCCGCTGCAGTGA
- a CDS encoding CaiB/BaiF CoA transferase family protein: MAGPMEGVKVVELGVWVAGPAAGGILADWGADVIKIEPPTGDPARMFGRMLGCDLGLNPPFEMDNRSKRSVVLDLGTEEGRGTALELLTGADVFLTNVRPGALQRLGMDFEAVSAANPRLVYGLITGYGEDGPDADRAAFDVAAFWSRAGVAHLLTRPGDTPPFQRGGMGDHSAGMTLAAAVCAALLARERTGTGQLVTTSLYRQGAYTVSFDLNTYLMSGQPIAIGQRETMGNPCMNNYTAQDGRRFWIVGLEPERHWPALCRAVGRPEWRDDPRFADARARAVNSTVLIAALDEIFATRPLHEWAQVFAGEPDFFWSPVNTLEDVVADEQFHAAGGIVDVPDGEAAVPMVATPADFHGTPWAPRSAAPELGQHTEEVLADLEARRGS; encoded by the coding sequence ATGGCGGGACCAATGGAGGGCGTCAAAGTCGTCGAGCTCGGGGTCTGGGTGGCCGGGCCGGCCGCCGGCGGCATCCTGGCGGACTGGGGCGCCGACGTGATCAAGATCGAACCGCCGACCGGTGATCCGGCGCGGATGTTCGGGCGGATGCTGGGCTGCGATCTGGGTCTGAATCCGCCGTTCGAGATGGACAACCGGTCCAAGCGGAGCGTCGTACTGGACCTCGGCACCGAGGAGGGCCGCGGCACCGCGCTCGAATTGCTCACTGGCGCCGACGTTTTCCTGACCAACGTGCGCCCCGGTGCGCTGCAGCGCCTCGGGATGGACTTCGAGGCGGTGTCGGCCGCCAACCCCCGCCTGGTCTACGGGCTCATCACCGGCTACGGCGAAGACGGCCCCGACGCCGACCGCGCCGCCTTCGACGTGGCCGCGTTCTGGTCCCGGGCCGGGGTGGCCCACCTGCTCACCCGGCCCGGCGACACGCCCCCGTTTCAGCGCGGCGGCATGGGCGACCACTCCGCCGGGATGACGCTGGCCGCGGCCGTGTGCGCGGCGCTGCTCGCGCGCGAACGCACCGGGACGGGCCAACTGGTGACCACCTCGCTCTACCGGCAGGGGGCCTACACCGTGAGCTTCGACCTCAACACCTATCTGATGAGCGGGCAGCCGATCGCGATCGGTCAGCGCGAAACGATGGGCAACCCGTGCATGAACAACTACACCGCCCAAGACGGGCGGCGATTCTGGATCGTCGGCCTGGAACCGGAGCGGCATTGGCCGGCGCTGTGCCGCGCGGTGGGCCGGCCCGAGTGGCGCGACGACCCCCGGTTCGCCGATGCCCGTGCCCGCGCCGTCAACTCGACCGTGCTGATCGCCGCGCTGGATGAGATCTTCGCGACGCGGCCCCTCCACGAGTGGGCACAGGTCTTCGCCGGCGAACCGGATTTTTTCTGGTCACCGGTCAACACCCTGGAGGACGTCGTCGCCGACGAGCAGTTCCACGCCGCGGGGGGCATCGTCGACGTGCCCGACGGCGAAGCCGCCGTGCCGATGGTGGCCACTCCGGCGGATTTCCACGGGACTCCCTGGGCACCGCGTTCTGCGGCACCGGAACTCGGCCAGCACACCGAGGAAGTCCTGGCCGACCTCGAGGCGCGCCGCGGCTCCTGA
- a CDS encoding DUF427 domain-containing protein, with translation MTLVAGRGPLSSDPAGRFSPAIPDDVVYVEPHPRRVQAVKDGQVVIDTERALMVHRRGRPLSYVFAADEVGDLPSEPEPEAPGFVRVPWDAVDTWLEEGRKLVHYPPNPYHRVDCRPTQRRLRVRVAGTTLVDTDDTVILFETALAPRLYVDPAHVRTDLLRRSETSSYCNYKGFATYWSFVSGGDVVEDVAWSYPGPPPESLPIKGFLSFDENRVEVMAELPPG, from the coding sequence ATGACTCTGGTAGCGGGGCGTGGTCCGCTCAGCAGCGATCCCGCGGGGCGCTTCTCCCCCGCGATACCCGACGACGTCGTCTACGTCGAACCGCATCCCCGACGCGTCCAGGCCGTCAAGGACGGGCAGGTGGTGATCGACACTGAACGGGCGCTGATGGTGCACCGCCGGGGCCGGCCGCTGAGCTACGTCTTCGCAGCCGACGAGGTCGGCGACCTACCGAGCGAGCCGGAACCCGAGGCGCCGGGTTTCGTCCGAGTGCCCTGGGACGCGGTCGACACCTGGCTGGAAGAGGGACGCAAGCTCGTGCACTACCCGCCCAATCCCTATCACCGCGTCGATTGCCGTCCGACGCAACGCCGCCTGCGCGTCCGCGTGGCCGGCACCACGTTGGTGGACACCGACGACACGGTGATTCTTTTCGAGACCGCGCTCGCCCCGCGGCTCTACGTCGATCCCGCTCACGTGCGCACCGATCTGTTGCGGCGCTCCGAGACGTCGAGTTACTGCAATTACAAGGGCTTTGCGACGTATTGGTCGTTCGTCTCGGGTGGCGACGTCGTCGAGGACGTAGCCTGGAGCTATCCCGGCCCGCCACCGGAAAGCCTGCCCATCAAGGGATTCCTGAGTTTCGACGAGAACCGCGTCGAGGTGATGGCCGAGCTGCCGCCCGGCTGA
- a CDS encoding ZIP family metal transporter, with translation MAVLVALGSFITTLLGGYAALRIGSYRNLVLGLAAGLMLGAVGFDLLPEALSRGSWVLFGIRSPLVAFVLGFLTLHIIERRIGIHGGQTPGEGDNPQAPSVGLLAATGLVGHSVMDGFAIGAAFQAGTGVGAVVAVAVIGHDFADGFNTYTVTSLYGNGRRRSLTLLAADAVAPVAGAALTLAITIPHRVLEVYLGFFAGFLMYLASADILPRANTGRRTVAALACTLGGVLFMLVIVGLAS, from the coding sequence GTGGCCGTTCTCGTGGCCTTGGGCTCGTTCATCACCACATTGCTGGGCGGCTATGCGGCGCTGCGCATCGGTTCCTACCGCAATCTGGTTCTCGGCCTGGCCGCCGGGTTGATGCTCGGCGCGGTGGGCTTCGATCTGCTTCCGGAAGCCCTGAGCCGAGGGTCCTGGGTCCTGTTCGGAATTCGCAGTCCGCTAGTGGCTTTCGTTCTCGGTTTTCTGACACTGCACATCATCGAACGCAGGATCGGCATTCATGGCGGCCAAACGCCAGGTGAGGGTGATAATCCGCAAGCGCCCAGCGTGGGTCTCCTGGCGGCGACGGGTCTAGTGGGCCATAGCGTCATGGACGGGTTCGCCATCGGTGCCGCGTTTCAGGCGGGGACGGGGGTGGGCGCGGTGGTCGCGGTGGCCGTGATCGGCCACGACTTCGCGGACGGGTTCAACACCTACACCGTCACATCGCTCTATGGGAACGGACGTCGAAGGTCCTTGACGCTGCTGGCCGCAGATGCTGTCGCGCCGGTTGCCGGTGCGGCTCTGACCCTGGCGATCACGATTCCCCATCGCGTGCTCGAGGTATACCTCGGCTTCTTCGCGGGTTTCCTGATGTATCTGGCGAGCGCTGACATCCTGCCGCGAGCCAACACCGGGCGCCGCACCGTTGCGGCCTTGGCGTGCACACTGGGCGGGGTGCTGTTCATGCTGGTGATCGTCGGGCTGGCGAGCTAG
- a CDS encoding acyl-CoA dehydrogenase family protein, whose protein sequence is MDFSRVELSPEDQKFFDETRAFLAEHVTDEVRRRDRETGENFSEPVHLALGEAGYLTSDWQLESEGGFDPVRRRIFHLEIGRAHTPWFHWGTTAVVARLVQQFGAPELVESLLPGVLSGETRLCLGYTEPEGGSDVATCKTRAVREADGSSWVINGSKMFTSNAQNAKYVFLLTNTDPQGPKHKNLTMFLVPLNTPGIEIQGIRTVDGDRTNIVYYSDVRVDDLYRIGEVNGGWTVMRFALDAEHGIADPADHGLQNISMLSEHGHLMAEAADGVAARVAGLDDDSVKYRLGRSMARIEAALSTPGMYGRVAIIQTMRDVSPELMDILGAASALPTETPGSADDGAMEFIFRHGVPAGIYGGTMEVFRNMIAQHELGLGRPSYGK, encoded by the coding sequence ATGGACTTCTCTCGCGTCGAACTTTCGCCCGAGGATCAGAAATTCTTCGATGAGACCCGGGCCTTCCTCGCCGAACACGTCACGGACGAGGTGCGCCGCCGCGATCGCGAGACTGGCGAAAACTTCAGCGAGCCGGTGCATTTGGCGCTGGGCGAAGCGGGGTATCTGACATCGGACTGGCAGCTGGAGTCCGAAGGGGGATTCGACCCGGTGCGCCGGCGAATCTTTCACCTCGAAATCGGCCGCGCCCATACGCCGTGGTTCCACTGGGGCACCACCGCGGTCGTCGCGCGCCTGGTGCAGCAGTTCGGGGCTCCCGAACTCGTCGAGTCGTTGCTGCCCGGCGTGCTGTCCGGCGAGACCCGGCTGTGTCTGGGATACACCGAGCCCGAGGGCGGCTCGGACGTGGCCACCTGCAAGACCCGCGCGGTGCGCGAGGCGGATGGATCGAGTTGGGTCATCAACGGCTCCAAGATGTTTACCTCGAACGCGCAGAATGCCAAATATGTATTCCTGCTTACCAACACCGATCCCCAGGGCCCGAAACACAAGAACCTGACCATGTTCCTGGTACCGCTGAATACACCCGGGATCGAGATCCAGGGCATCCGCACGGTCGACGGCGACCGCACCAACATCGTCTACTACAGCGACGTCCGGGTCGATGACCTCTACCGGATCGGCGAGGTCAACGGCGGCTGGACGGTGATGCGGTTCGCCCTCGATGCCGAACATGGCATCGCCGACCCGGCAGACCATGGCCTGCAGAATATTTCGATGCTGTCCGAGCATGGCCACCTGATGGCCGAGGCGGCCGACGGGGTCGCGGCACGCGTAGCGGGGCTCGACGACGACTCGGTGAAATACCGGCTGGGGCGCAGCATGGCCCGCATCGAGGCGGCGCTGTCGACTCCCGGCATGTACGGGCGCGTCGCGATCATCCAGACAATGCGTGACGTCTCACCGGAATTGATGGACATCCTGGGAGCCGCATCCGCGTTGCCCACCGAAACACCGGGTTCCGCCGACGACGGCGCGATGGAATTCATCTTCCGGCACGGGGTTCCCGCCGGCATCTACGGCGGCACCATGGAGGTGTTTCGCAACATGATCGCCCAGCACGAGCTGGGGCTTGGGCGGCCTAGCTACGGCAAGTAG